The stretch of DNA GGATTTGAGGTGTTGGGGTGTGGGCTGGCACTCAGTCAAGGTTCCATGGGCTTTCAGGGTCCAACGGACTCTCAGGGGCCGAAGGCTTCAGAGAGAACCCGAGGTACATAAAGACAGGAGAGAGGAGAAACAGATGTGGAGATGGACAACGGAGGGAGAAACAAAGAAAGATAGATAGGTAGAGAGTGTGTGGTCATGTCCTTTTGTCATAGGAAGACGTCGGAAGAGGTGTGGATGAACTGGATGGAGAAAGAAAGGGTTGCAAGGTAGGCCAAAACAATagaaaaacgaaacaaaacccacaaagCAGATCCGtgccccctttttttttttgcttagaCAAATACACAGCAGGCACCTGGCGTGGATagagagagaaggagggagATGGTACACCAATGTAAGCTGGAGCGAGAAAGATAAAAGGGGGAGTGTGCTGATGTGCTTGCATTGTTATGTGTCAAACGGATTTAAATGTCTATGACaatttaagtgtgtgtgtgtgggctaCTGACTCATCTTGATATTAAGCCTGAATTCATTGTGAATTAATATACACTTACATCATCTGATGAAGTCACTCAGACACTAACGCATCTGGGCCTTAAATCGCAGGGCTTAAATGTAAACGATCGATACAATGTCAGAGGCGTAACTGAATTTGTATGTACGTATGTGGTGCTGTCGATAGGCAAGCAGAAGCAGAGAGATGCAGAGCTCTCAAAGTGCAAGAAGCGAGGGTGAGTTCAGGGAATCAGAGGACTGATCGCTGCTGCTGGTTCGCTGGTTAGCGCTGGCCCCGCAGGCTCCCTCTGGGTAggtgaacacaaatgaagatgtgtATGAGGGGATGTAGCTGCCGGCGTCAGGGTTACCGCCACCGTCGGCAACAAGGCACGGGCCGTCCGGCGCCGGCTGGCCCTGCCCATAGAAAGAACTAGAAAAGGCTACCTCCTGCATCATCCCTTGCTGCTGTTGTGCTGGGGCCGGATGTGTCTGCGTGGGCTGTGTAACCGGGacgtggtggtggtggtggtggtgggacGAGTAGGCGGGCGGCAGGTAGAAAGAGTCCTCCTTCACAGTCAAACCCACCACGGAGACGGAAGGCGCCTGTGGGGACGTCTGCGGCAGCGGCTGCGGCAGCGGCAGTGGTGCGGGGGGCTGGTCCTGGTATGGAATTTTGCAGCCAGGTTGGTGGGCGACCAGGACGAACTCAAGACGCTCCTTCTCCTTTTGCAGCTCGGATATTTCGGCCTCTAGCTCGGCCTTCTCCTCCTCCAATATGTCTGTCTCCTTATGTTGGAGAGACAAGAGGAGGACACAAGGGGACAGAGATTATATGATCACATGAAATGAGGACAAAAACAAGGGTTTCTCTTTAGCATTCAGAACTAATTCAGAAATACATGTTGCTATAGTTTTAGAGAGCAACAACCAAATAAACGTCATTTTCTTAATTGCGAAATTGCTAAACTTTGTTCACACAATATAATTACAGTgggtttatttaatatttgctcAAATTAGCCATTTCTAATTACAATGCAGATGTGCATTGGtacattctaaaaaatgctgggttaaaaacaacccaagttgggttgaaaatggacaaactcaacgattgggttttatttaactcaactattgtttaaaaattactatatggttggcttaaaattaacccaaaataggttggaaattaaaaataagacacataattactagaggcaacaataataatcaaaaggtgaacactTAGTAAtaacaaagactttatatatagaaagacggtgcactcgtattgttatgaatgggagaaagtgcaacacgcaatatggccAATCACTGATTGGTGAAGTCATCACGTCACTGCAGCGACCGTTAGAAACTAAAACAGTCAAACACGTGCTTAGAGATGTGCCTGAAAAAGCCTGAAAAATGccgtttttttgtcatgatttgagcgtttagaaacaaaatttatgagacagttgttgtgagatttcattggtgatttcaaatatgaaatttaatcaaaagtttggcgaacagttttggagaatttgatgttatcccattcaaagagataggagctgcacttgcatgcccaagAGGTGCATGACTTGAAATGACTTGCCGAGTGAAATGCCTTtgttaataagcaatttaataaatgtttattgtttaattattattcattaaacttattaataaatgttaatttccaacatactttgggttaattttaagtaatttttaaacaatagttaaacatttaacccaaccgctgggttaaaacaacccaaatgctgggtttgtccattttcaacccaacttgggttgtttttaacccagcatttttttagtttatcatTTACAAACTATCATTGTAAAAAGCGGATTGGCATGTAATGAATCCAGTAATTATGAAGCCTTTGCATTCATCTgttatcatgaataaaatattgtggATGTGTAATTATATGCGAGTACAGCATCGCTCACCGACTGTAACCTGTCTGTGAGCTCACGCCGTCGGTTCCTACACTTAGCGGCGGCCAGTTTATTTCTCTCTCGTCTCACACGtctcttctcctcctcctcaggGGTCAGCTGGGAACAGAACACATTTAGTATCTTATTAAACCTTGTGTGTTGAAGATTGTTTTAGATTTTTCGAATCAAATGACTAACCATGCCGTCATGGTCCCCCCACTCACCGTTTCATCCCGTGCACGACGGCGGCTCCGAGATTGTCGCACTGGGCCAGGAGTATCAGAGCTTGGTGGGGTGAAGCTTCCAGGGGATGAAAAGCTTGGGCCTGGCAGGTCGTAAGGATCCAGGGCAACAGGCTGCGTCATGGTGCTGGAGCCCGAGGCGCTTTGCCCTGGTGCCACGGAGGAGATGAGAGTGGGCTGCACCATCCACTGCAGATCCTGGCTGGTGGTGATGGCCGTCACTGTGGGTACAAATGAGCTGGGCATGTCCACCCCTGCCCCGGTGCCGGTTGACCCTCCACCCACCCCTACCCCGCCAGTGGCAGATACACACTCCTGGAATCCGAAAAACATAAGCAGTATAAAACTATGGGCCTCACCAACTTGCTTTCAACAggattattattaactaaaaattgaaataaactgAACTAAAATAGCATAAACataatcttattttatttcaactaagGCAACACTTTCTcattttcgtttagtttaacttgaaatgctaataaataaaatgaaataaactaagctacaactaataaaattaataaaaactataggctatatagacatatttgttaaaaatatgaaaaatctgcaaaattactaaaactttcaaattaaagtggaaacagaaaatataaaaatgaagtcTAAGTCAAAATATTAACTGTATGAAAATAACACTGGCTGTAAAGCTAAATTTCCAGTGCCTTCATGTAAAGATAACAGACTAAACATtatgaaaatacaaacaaacaatgaacaaacatATGAAAATCTGAGCTTTATCATAGCATTctgtttcattaaaataaataattttcactAAAATGACAAAGATGTGTTTAAATACAACTAGGCACAAACTTCGCGAATATTTTctcatttaataaaattatctGTGCACAaccaataaaacatatttaggAGACAGAGCTATATTAGTACACGCTTTCTTCCTCtctttttttagaaaaacaagCCCACTGATGCCAGTGCGAGTCCATgtttcattaatattcatattaaagcGTGTTACCCAAAGCGTACGCAGTACGCCGCAGCCAATCACCGACCTAGAGTCGCCCCTCCCGTCTCTGTTCCTCCGCCCCCGTCACACCCCCGGTGTTCCCCTTAGCAACACAACGTAACACTCCAAAATAGAACGCATTGACGTCACGTCGAAGTCTGAGAAGCGAGAGCAGTAGCACTGAGCGCGAGGCGGAGCTTCTTGTGCGAGCGTCGGAGAGTTCCACAGCTCTGTCATCTGTTTCGCGGCGTGCTGTAAACCTACCACGTTGCCACCGGCCTGATTCCGCGCGCATGCTGACTTGTCAGTATTCTATTCCGTCATCTAAACACACTCAAAAGAATGCAAATGCACACCCTTAGCAGCGTCGCTCAGAAACGAGCGAGCAAATCTCGCAGCTGTTTGTTAAAACAATACTTTGTACGGACAAACGCGATGTTTAAATGCGTTTACTTACTTGCGGTGCGCTGGTGGTGGGCGGACTCCCGAAGGATTCCACGGACGACAGGTACTGAGATTCAAGAGAAGGAGATGAGCTTCCACGGGAGCCGGTGTCGGGGTCTCCGGGGAACCCCTGATACATCTCCCCGGTGGAGCCGAGAGAAACCGAAACACCTACTGTGCCCGGCGAAAACGGGATGTCACCTGTCACCCAACACAAGTCACACTGAAGCGTATTGTCAGGGCATCAATTATTCGCTTTTGTAAACCGTAATGCAgtataaaaaagaaaaccagGCGCATTATATTTCAATATGTGTTTATATTAAAGTCACCTACCGTAACAAGTTTTACTTTGAGTCTTCGTCAAGATGCCCTTAGTCTCTTTCCAAAATAGTTGCATTAAGACATCAATCCAGTTCCCTGCTGGAGGAAACTTCTAAATTCCAATCTCTCCTTGGATAACACTTCCCAGGCCGTGGTACAATCCGTGAAATGCGTGAAATGTGCATTTataaatccataaaaaaataatcc from Ctenopharyngodon idella isolate HZGC_01 chromosome 18, HZGC01, whole genome shotgun sequence encodes:
- the fosb gene encoding protein fosB isoform X3, whose protein sequence is MQLFWKETKGILTKTQSKTCYGDIPFSPGTVGVSVSLGSTGEMYQGFPGDPDTGSRGSSSPSLESQYLSSVESFGSPPTTSAPQECVSATGGVGVGGGSTGTGAGVDMPSSFVPTVTAITTSQDLQWMVQPTLISSVAPGQSASGSSTMTQPVALDPYDLPGPSFSSPGSFTPPSSDTPGPVRQSRSRRRARDETLTPEEEEKRRVRRERNKLAAAKCRNRRRELTDRLQSETDILEEEKAELEAEISELQKEKERLEFVLVAHQPGCKIPYQDQPPAPLPLPQPLPQTSPQAPSVSVVGLTVKEDSFYLPPAYSSHHHHHHHVPVTQPTQTHPAPAQQQQGMMQEREPAGPALTSEPAAAISPLIP
- the fosb gene encoding protein fosB isoform X1 — its product is MQLFWKETKGILTKTQSKTCYGDIPFSPGTVGVSVSLGSTGEMYQGFPGDPDTGSRGSSSPSLESQYLSSVESFGSPPTTSAPQECVSATGGVGVGGGSTGTGAGVDMPSSFVPTVTAITTSQDLQWMVQPTLISSVAPGQSASGSSTMTQPVALDPYDLPGPSFSSPGSFTPPSSDTPGPVRQSRSRRRARDETLTPEEEEKRRVRRERNKLAAAKCRNRRRELTDRLQSETDILEEEKAELEAEISELQKEKERLEFVLVAHQPGCKIPYQDQPPAPLPLPQPLPQTSPQAPSVSVVGLTVKEDSFYLPPAYSSHHHHHHHVPVTQPTQTHPAPAQQQQGMMQEVAFSSSFYGQGQPAPDGPCLVADGGGNPDAGSYIPSYTSSFVFTYPEGACGASANQRTSSSDQSSDSLNSPSLLAL
- the fosb gene encoding protein fosB isoform X4 translates to MQLFWKETKGILTKTQSKTCYGDIPFSPGTVGVSVSLGSTGEMYQGFPGDPDTGSRGSSSPSLESQYLSSVESFGSPPTTSAPQECVSATGGVGVGGGSTGTGAGVDMPSSFVPTVTAITTSQDLQWMVQPTLISSVAPGQSASGSSTMTQPVALDPYDLPGPSFSSPGSFTPPSSDTPGPVRQSRSRRRARDETLTPEEEEKRRVRRERNKLAAAKCRNRRRELTDRLQSETDILEEEKAELEAEISELQKEKERLEFVLVAHQPGCKIPYQDQPPAPLPLPQPLPQTSPQAPSVSVVGLTVKEDSFYLPPAYSSHHHHHHHVPVTQPTQTHPAPAQQQQGMMQEPSAPESPLDPESPWNLD
- the fosb gene encoding protein fosB isoform X2, translated to MYQGFPGDPDTGSRGSSSPSLESQYLSSVESFGSPPTTSAPQECVSATGGVGVGGGSTGTGAGVDMPSSFVPTVTAITTSQDLQWMVQPTLISSVAPGQSASGSSTMTQPVALDPYDLPGPSFSSPGSFTPPSSDTPGPVRQSRSRRRARDETLTPEEEEKRRVRRERNKLAAAKCRNRRRELTDRLQSETDILEEEKAELEAEISELQKEKERLEFVLVAHQPGCKIPYQDQPPAPLPLPQPLPQTSPQAPSVSVVGLTVKEDSFYLPPAYSSHHHHHHHVPVTQPTQTHPAPAQQQQGMMQEVAFSSSFYGQGQPAPDGPCLVADGGGNPDAGSYIPSYTSSFVFTYPEGACGASANQRTSSSDQSSDSLNSPSLLAL